Proteins from one Prevotella sp. E2-28 genomic window:
- a CDS encoding N-acetylmuramoyl-L-alanine amidase produces the protein MTKKVFVLFFLMCSFAVMSFAAKHTYTLVIDAGHGGKDAGALGKFSKEKTINLNVALAFGRYVEQNCPDVKVIYTRKTDIFIPLHERAAIANRNKADVFISIHTNSVASKRPVTGLETYTMGMRRSGEKLSAAMRENDVILIEDNYQQHYSGFDPRSPESYIIFEMINDKNMLQSVDLAKAIQTNVCRTANRPDKGVKQDAFLVLRETSMPACLIELGYISTASEEAYLNRPANIDAMARGIYQAFVEYKAKTTGKPAPLKIETPVTPEIPIKQVVPEVPEETPVNQEKAEVHEKSETPKTTEVPETKDTLKIPEKKVVSVQQDTVKVNTDTPVFKVQFMASSSKFKTDDARFKGLKDVDCYQEGGLWKYTVGSSESYSEIRQLRAQVVTLFPQAFIVAFKNGEKMDTQKAIQEVKGKK, from the coding sequence ATGACGAAGAAAGTATTTGTTCTGTTCTTTTTGATGTGTAGTTTCGCAGTCATGTCGTTTGCTGCGAAACATACCTATACATTGGTGATTGATGCGGGACATGGCGGAAAAGATGCTGGCGCATTGGGAAAATTTTCTAAAGAGAAGACCATTAACCTGAATGTTGCATTGGCTTTTGGACGCTATGTGGAGCAGAATTGCCCAGACGTGAAGGTAATTTATACACGAAAGACGGATATCTTTATCCCTCTTCATGAACGTGCAGCTATCGCCAATAGAAACAAGGCTGATGTTTTTATCAGCATACATACAAATTCTGTCGCCAGCAAGAGGCCTGTAACGGGACTGGAGACCTATACGATGGGTATGCGTCGTTCCGGCGAGAAACTGAGTGCTGCTATGCGTGAGAATGATGTCATCCTGATAGAGGATAACTATCAGCAGCATTATTCTGGTTTCGATCCACGATCACCAGAGAGTTATATCATCTTCGAGATGATTAACGATAAGAATATGTTGCAGAGCGTTGACTTGGCAAAGGCTATTCAGACAAATGTCTGTAGAACGGCTAACCGTCCTGATAAAGGCGTGAAGCAGGATGCATTTCTTGTACTCCGTGAGACGTCAATGCCTGCCTGTCTGATAGAGTTGGGTTATATCTCTACTGCATCGGAAGAGGCCTATCTGAACAGACCTGCTAATATTGATGCAATGGCTCGTGGTATCTATCAGGCTTTTGTGGAGTATAAGGCAAAGACTACAGGCAAGCCGGCCCCCCTCAAGATAGAGACGCCTGTAACACCAGAAATACCAATAAAGCAAGTAGTTCCTGAGGTGCCAGAAGAAACTCCTGTTAATCAGGAAAAAGCAGAAGTACATGAGAAATCGGAAACACCGAAGACTACTGAAGTTCCAGAAACGAAAGATACACTGAAAATCCCAGAGAAGAAAGTGGTGTCAGTGCAGCAAGATACAGTTAAAGTCAATACCGATACTCCTGTTTTCAAAGTCCAGTTTATGGCTAGCAGTAGTAAGTTTAAAACTGACGATGCTCGTTTTAAGGGGCTGAAAGATGTTGACTGTTATCAGGAAGGTGGTTTGTGGAAATATACTGTAGGTTCTTCTGAAAGCTATTCAGAGATAAGGCAATTGCGTGCTCAAGTGGTGACTTTATTCCCACAGGCATTTATCGTAGCTTTTAAGAATGGCGAAAAGATGGATACACAGAAAGCCATACAAGAGGTAAAAGGTAAAAAGTAA
- a CDS encoding MFS transporter, whose amino-acid sequence MSALTKTKMSNFRWVICGLLFLATTVNYMDRQVLSLTWKDFISPEFHWTDADYGFITGMFSFFYAIANLFSGKFIDWMGTKKGYLIAIFVWSTGAVMHAGCGWVAMKWGGYTTVAELGQLIGDAAVMIATISVWLFLSCRLILAVGEAGNFPAAIKATAEYFPKKDRAFSTSIFNSGASVGALAAPATIPLLARAWGWEMAFIIIGVLGYVWMALWVWLYDKPRQNKYVNQAELNYIEQDNDLAGVQDRTAVVEEKTIPFFKCFTFKQTWAFLVGKLMTDGVWWFFLFWAPAYFSDQYGYTSDSGMGIALIFTLYAIVTVLSIGGGYLPKYFVEKRGMNPYLGRMRAMLIFACFPVLGLLAQPLGTYSAWWPAILIGLLGAGHQAWSANLFSTIGDMFPKSTIGTIVGLGTMTGGFGSMAINWGSGIFFKWADGQGANFAFFGFDGKPAAYMIVFSFCAVAYLIGWVIMKSLVPKYKPIVVED is encoded by the coding sequence ATGAGCGCTTTGACAAAAACAAAGATGTCCAACTTCCGTTGGGTTATTTGTGGGTTGTTGTTTCTGGCAACAACCGTAAACTACATGGACCGTCAGGTCCTCTCGCTGACATGGAAGGACTTTATCTCTCCTGAGTTCCACTGGACCGATGCCGATTATGGTTTTATTACCGGAATGTTCTCTTTCTTCTATGCCATAGCTAACCTTTTCTCGGGTAAGTTCATTGACTGGATGGGTACAAAGAAAGGCTATCTCATTGCTATTTTCGTTTGGTCAACGGGTGCCGTAATGCATGCCGGATGTGGATGGGTAGCAATGAAATGGGGTGGCTATACAACAGTTGCCGAACTTGGACAGTTGATTGGTGATGCTGCCGTGATGATTGCAACTATTTCAGTATGGCTTTTCCTTTCTTGCCGTCTGATTTTGGCTGTTGGTGAGGCAGGTAACTTCCCCGCTGCTATTAAAGCTACTGCGGAGTATTTCCCGAAGAAAGACCGTGCCTTCTCTACCTCTATTTTCAATAGCGGAGCCTCGGTTGGTGCATTGGCTGCGCCTGCTACCATTCCTCTTTTGGCCCGTGCATGGGGCTGGGAGATGGCTTTCATTATCATCGGTGTGTTAGGATATGTATGGATGGCACTCTGGGTGTGGCTTTATGATAAACCCCGTCAGAACAAGTATGTGAACCAGGCAGAGCTTAACTATATTGAGCAGGACAATGACCTGGCTGGCGTACAGGATCGTACGGCTGTCGTGGAAGAGAAGACCATCCCCTTCTTTAAGTGTTTTACTTTCAAGCAGACATGGGCTTTCCTTGTTGGTAAGTTGATGACCGATGGTGTGTGGTGGTTCTTCCTATTCTGGGCACCTGCCTATTTCAGCGACCAGTACGGCTACACAAGTGACAGTGGTATGGGTATTGCCCTGATCTTTACTCTCTATGCCATCGTGACTGTCCTCTCCATTGGTGGTGGCTATCTGCCCAAGTATTTCGTGGAGAAGCGAGGCATGAATCCCTATCTGGGACGTATGCGTGCCATGTTAATCTTTGCATGTTTCCCTGTCCTGGGATTATTGGCTCAGCCTCTCGGTACATATAGCGCATGGTGGCCTGCTATTCTGATTGGTCTGCTTGGCGCTGGTCATCAGGCTTGGTCTGCTAATTTGTTCTCAACAATCGGTGATATGTTCCCGAAGTCAACTATTGGTACTATCGTTGGTTTGGGTACGATGACTGGCGGTTTTGGCTCAATGGCAATCAACTGGGGTTCGGGTATATTCTTTAAGTGGGCTGATGGTCAAGGGGCAAACTTTGCGTTCTTTGGCTTTGATGGTAAGCCTGCCGCCTATATGATTGTCTTCTCGTTCTGCGCTGTGGCCTACCTTATCGGTTGGGTTATCATGAAGAGCCTTGTACCGAAGTACAAGCCTATCGTGGTTGAGGATTAA
- the kduI gene encoding 5-dehydro-4-deoxy-D-glucuronate isomerase: MKKVFLSFALLMGALSISAQQSVNFQTACHPEDVKHYDTKTLRERFVMEKVMEADKINLTYSHYDRFIFGGAMPVTKTLKLENFQELGLDVDPTIKDKYFLYNREIGIVNCGEGDGVVIVDGKEYALSPKEALYVGRGHISKDKDVNKEVLFRSKDAKKPAKFYLNSATAHQHYKTQWITLDGRKGSLKAAVWGPVGSLEECNNRTVYKLIVNDVLEEGPCQLQLGLTQLNPGAAWNTMPPHTHGRRIEAYYYFNLPQDQTIAHIMGQPEESRVVWLHNEQAIMSPEWSMHAAAGTYYYTFIWGMAGENLYYNDKDNIPVIDIR, encoded by the coding sequence ATGAAAAAAGTATTTCTGAGTTTTGCCCTGTTGATGGGTGCATTGAGCATTTCGGCTCAGCAAAGCGTGAACTTCCAGACAGCGTGCCATCCTGAGGATGTGAAACACTATGACACGAAAACGTTGCGTGAGCGTTTCGTGATGGAGAAAGTGATGGAGGCCGATAAGATAAACTTGACCTACTCACATTATGACCGCTTTATTTTCGGTGGTGCAATGCCTGTGACGAAGACCCTGAAACTGGAGAACTTTCAGGAACTGGGACTTGATGTGGATCCAACGATTAAAGATAAGTACTTTCTCTACAACCGCGAGATTGGTATCGTGAATTGTGGTGAGGGCGATGGCGTGGTCATCGTAGATGGAAAGGAGTATGCTCTTTCTCCCAAGGAGGCTCTTTATGTTGGTCGTGGTCACATCAGCAAGGACAAAGACGTAAACAAAGAGGTGCTCTTCCGTTCTAAGGATGCCAAGAAACCTGCGAAGTTCTACCTGAACTCTGCAACAGCTCATCAGCACTATAAGACACAATGGATTACCCTCGATGGTCGTAAAGGCTCGCTGAAGGCTGCTGTATGGGGACCTGTTGGTTCTCTGGAAGAGTGCAACAACCGTACTGTATACAAACTCATTGTTAATGATGTGCTGGAGGAAGGTCCCTGTCAGTTGCAGCTTGGCTTGACACAGTTGAACCCTGGTGCTGCTTGGAACACGATGCCTCCTCATACTCATGGTCGTCGTATCGAGGCTTACTACTATTTCAACTTGCCTCAGGATCAGACTATCGCCCATATCATGGGACAGCCAGAGGAGAGCCGTGTAGTGTGGTTGCACAACGAGCAGGCCATCATGTCGCCTGAGTGGTCAATGCACGCAGCTGCTGGTACCTATTATTATACCTTTATCTGGGGTATGGCTGGCGAGAACCTGTATTATAATGATAAGGATAACATTCCCGTCATCGACATTCGATAA
- the dnaA gene encoding chromosomal replication initiator protein DnaA — MQKSHKALWDNCLHLIRQNVTEQTFKTWFEPIVFESYDETEKTVLVQVPSPYIYEYLEQYYVRLMAWALQNSFKANVRLKYRLVTDKENKKNQEWESDAPSDIEAPQPTTRGNKSPTVLDAAVPQNLNPQLDPKKTFDNYIEGNSNKLPRTVGLSIAEHPGKSTFNPFFIYGPSGCGKTHLINAIGVQCKKMYPQKRVLYVSARLFQVQFTDSVRQNTTNDFINFYQTIDVLIVDDIQEWMNSPKTLDTFFHIFDHLFRLGKQIILASDRPPVDLAGVKDRLLTRFSCGLIAELEKPNVQLCVDILNSKCRRDGLKIPAEVIQFVAQTANGSVRDLEGVLNSLMAYSIVYNSNIDMHLAERVIKRAVKVDNHPLTIDDILEKVCQHFGVTQQQVVSKSRKRDYVQVRQVSMYLAQKYTKMPASRIGQLIGGRDHSTVIHSCSAVEQRLKLDKAFVEELNSIEHSFKLKS, encoded by the coding sequence ATGCAAAAAAGTCATAAGGCGCTTTGGGACAACTGCCTGCATCTCATCAGACAGAATGTCACTGAGCAGACCTTTAAAACGTGGTTCGAGCCAATAGTCTTCGAGTCGTACGACGAAACGGAGAAGACTGTATTGGTGCAGGTTCCAAGCCCGTATATTTACGAGTACTTGGAGCAATACTACGTGCGTCTGATGGCGTGGGCACTTCAGAATAGCTTTAAAGCAAATGTTCGTCTGAAGTACCGTCTGGTTACTGATAAGGAGAATAAGAAGAATCAGGAGTGGGAGAGTGATGCTCCAAGTGATATTGAGGCTCCTCAGCCTACTACACGTGGTAACAAGTCGCCTACTGTGCTTGATGCTGCAGTGCCTCAGAACCTGAATCCACAATTGGATCCCAAGAAGACCTTTGATAATTATATTGAGGGTAATTCGAATAAGTTGCCGCGTACTGTAGGTCTCTCTATTGCTGAGCACCCAGGAAAGTCAACTTTCAATCCTTTCTTTATCTATGGTCCTTCTGGCTGTGGTAAGACACATCTGATTAATGCCATTGGTGTGCAGTGTAAGAAGATGTATCCGCAGAAGCGTGTGCTCTATGTGTCAGCTCGTTTGTTCCAAGTACAGTTCACAGATTCTGTGCGCCAGAATACTACGAATGATTTCATTAACTTCTATCAGACTATTGATGTCCTGATTGTTGATGATATTCAGGAGTGGATGAATTCTCCGAAGACGTTGGATACGTTCTTCCATATCTTCGACCACTTGTTCCGTCTTGGCAAACAGATTATTTTGGCCAGTGATCGTCCTCCCGTAGATTTGGCAGGTGTAAAGGACCGTCTGCTTACTCGCTTCTCATGTGGACTGATTGCAGAGTTGGAAAAGCCCAATGTGCAGTTGTGTGTGGATATCCTAAACTCAAAGTGTCGTCGTGACGGACTGAAGATTCCTGCAGAGGTTATTCAGTTCGTAGCCCAGACTGCTAATGGTTCTGTACGTGATTTGGAGGGTGTCCTTAATTCTCTGATGGCCTATAGTATCGTTTATAACTCGAATATTGATATGCACTTGGCTGAGCGTGTCATCAAGCGTGCTGTGAAGGTGGATAATCACCCACTTACCATTGATGATATCCTTGAAAAGGTGTGCCAGCATTTTGGCGTTACTCAGCAGCAGGTGGTTAGTAAGAGCCGTAAGCGTGATTATGTGCAAGTGCGTCAGGTTTCTATGTATCTGGCTCAGAAATATACAAAGATGCCAGCCTCTCGTATAGGTCAGTTGATTGGTGGTCGTGACCATTCTACTGTCATCCATAGCTGTTCTGCTGTAGAGCAACGCTTGAAACTGGACAAGGCATTCGTGGAAGAACTAAATAGTATTGAGCATTCATTTAAATTAAAATCGTAA
- a CDS encoding nitroreductase family protein → MKNLLTRRSIRKYSDSEVSEELLNRLMNEAARTQTMGNLQLYSVIITRSNEMKAKLAPAHFNQSMVTEAPVVLTICADFNRTSTWARCRNAEPGYDNFLSFINAATDALLYTQTLCNLFDEEGLGYCYLGTTVYQPQQIIDVLHLPKLVMPVATITVGWPAEKPALSDRLPLESFIHQETYNDYLGMDIDKYYAAKEALPENIHFVEINHKETLAQIFTDIRYTRKDNEAMSRELFDTLIRQGFLPQTIKLGHFY, encoded by the coding sequence ATGAAAAATCTACTTACACGTCGAAGCATACGCAAATATAGCGATAGCGAAGTCAGTGAAGAATTACTGAATCGACTGATGAATGAAGCAGCACGCACCCAGACCATGGGTAATCTGCAGCTCTATAGCGTCATCATCACCCGTTCCAACGAGATGAAAGCCAAGCTGGCACCAGCCCATTTTAATCAGTCTATGGTGACTGAAGCGCCTGTGGTACTTACCATCTGTGCCGATTTCAACCGAACCAGCACTTGGGCTCGTTGCCGCAATGCAGAACCAGGCTACGACAACTTTCTGTCGTTCATTAATGCTGCTACCGATGCACTACTCTATACGCAAACGCTCTGCAACCTTTTTGATGAAGAAGGACTGGGCTACTGCTATCTAGGCACTACGGTCTATCAGCCTCAGCAGATTATTGATGTGCTCCACCTTCCCAAACTCGTCATGCCAGTAGCCACTATCACCGTGGGCTGGCCAGCCGAAAAGCCAGCCCTCTCCGACCGTCTGCCCTTAGAGAGTTTCATTCATCAGGAGACCTACAACGATTATCTGGGCATGGATATTGACAAGTACTATGCAGCAAAAGAGGCTCTACCAGAAAATATACACTTCGTGGAAATTAATCACAAAGAAACACTCGCACAGATTTTTACAGACATCCGCTATACCCGCAAGGATAATGAAGCTATGTCGAGAGAACTCTTTGACACCCTTATCCGTCAAGGTTTCCTTCCCCAAACCATAAAATTAGGGCACTTCTATTGA
- a CDS encoding MlaD family protein — protein sequence MKFFTNEVKIALAAIAGIVILFAGMQFLKGLNVFSSAEKYYARFADVSGLTASSPVYANGYRVGVVEKVQYDYSKTNNILAVVRLDSKLSLPKGTKAEISSDLLGNVKLELKFGPNPIDLMEEGDTIEGGMESGLMGKAANMIPQVEQMLPKLDSILASLNVLLRDSSITRSVHNVDKITTNLSSTTNELNQLSAQLNHQMPQMLTKVDGVLTNTEGVTRQLNELDFGATMQKVDRAVGNLEQTTAKLNSTEGTLGLLMRDASLYDNMNATMRSADSLLIDLRQHPKRYVHFSVFGKKDR from the coding sequence ATGAAATTTTTTACAAACGAGGTAAAGATAGCATTAGCAGCCATTGCAGGTATTGTCATTCTGTTTGCTGGTATGCAGTTCCTAAAGGGATTGAATGTGTTCTCTTCGGCAGAGAAGTATTATGCACGTTTTGCAGATGTAAGCGGCTTGACAGCTTCCAGTCCCGTCTATGCCAACGGTTATCGGGTGGGCGTAGTGGAAAAAGTGCAGTATGACTATTCCAAAACTAACAATATCTTGGCCGTGGTGAGACTTGATAGTAAACTCTCCCTGCCAAAAGGTACTAAGGCTGAGATATCTAGTGACCTGCTTGGTAATGTGAAATTGGAGTTGAAGTTCGGACCAAACCCTATTGACTTGATGGAAGAGGGCGATACAATAGAGGGTGGTATGGAGAGTGGCCTGATGGGTAAGGCTGCCAATATGATTCCTCAGGTGGAGCAGATGCTACCCAAACTGGATTCCATTCTGGCATCGCTCAACGTTTTGTTGCGAGATTCCTCTATCACACGTTCGGTTCATAACGTAGATAAGATTACTACCAATTTAAGTTCAACTACCAATGAACTGAATCAGTTGTCTGCACAGTTGAATCATCAGATGCCTCAGATGTTGACAAAGGTAGATGGTGTGCTGACGAATACGGAGGGCGTAACCCGTCAATTGAATGAACTGGACTTTGGGGCAACTATGCAGAAAGTTGACCGTGCAGTTGGAAATCTAGAGCAGACTACTGCAAAACTGAATAGCACTGAGGGTACCTTGGGGTTGCTGATGCGTGACGCCAGTCTCTATGATAATATGAACGCTACGATGCGTAGCGCAGACTCACTGCTCATTGACCTGCGTCAGCATCCCAAACGCTATGTTCACTTCTCTGTATTTGGTAAAAAAGATAGGTAA
- the folB gene encoding dihydroneopterin aldolase, with product MTLTESSICLNDIRLYAFHGVLEQERRVGGEYSVSIRVHYNIYKAMETDNVADTLNYAQLLKIVKREMAVPSNLLEHVAGRIGKTVFHEFPQAEAIDLTVTKLNPPMGADCAGASVHVHLINDKTLQ from the coding sequence ATGACGCTGACGGAGAGTAGTATTTGTCTGAATGATATACGCCTGTATGCCTTTCATGGTGTACTGGAGCAGGAACGTAGGGTAGGAGGCGAATATTCCGTCTCCATACGCGTACATTATAATATATATAAGGCAATGGAGACAGACAACGTTGCTGATACGTTGAATTATGCTCAGTTGCTGAAGATTGTCAAACGAGAGATGGCTGTGCCATCTAACTTGTTGGAGCATGTGGCTGGTCGCATTGGAAAAACAGTCTTTCATGAGTTTCCGCAGGCGGAGGCTATTGACTTGACTGTAACAAAATTGAATCCCCCTATGGGGGCTGATTGTGCAGGGGCAAGTGTTCATGTACATTTAATAAATGATAAAACTCTACAGTGA
- a CDS encoding rhamnogalacturonan lyase — protein sequence MKKSKLYVLALLALTTGTSNAQNTPTSQMEKLDRGLIVVPSTSTKHFISWRMMGTDDEDNTRFDIIRNGTTIATNVYATNYEATGGNANSEYQIVTKVNGEPIDTTNVVKPWSKKYLALTLDRPATGAQGGTYSPNDCSVGDVDGDGQYEIFVKWDPSTSKDNSQGDKTDNVYIDCYKLDGTKLWRIDLGVNIRAGAHYTQFQVYDYDGDGKAELMCKTAPGSKDGKGIYVNQTATDTKIKAASNTKDWRNSGGRINGGHEYLTVFNGLTGEAIHTIAYYPTRNAKAELSEAAGTFNWDDRSGKSDKGDYGNRGERYLAATAYLDGPDSNPSGIFCRGYYTYAYIWAVDFDGTQLKTRWLHMSDTKTQYKVMDASGTTKTYTGKTCFSGLGRYTMYANGNHNMSIADVDGDGKDEIIWGSAACDDDGKMLYAVGFGHGDAIHLADLDPDRPGLELFDVHEEKGTYAWDLHDAATGEIIWKGGQSGQDNGRGCAADIVADKRGQEFWSAYGGFDSNARIQTPFNAKTGSEVGTSKPSMNFRIYWDGDLQDELLDGTTVSKYGGTTLGVGTTPFSSLGNPSSCNGTKATPCLSADIFGDWREEVILWSTDDNATLNIYSTITTSNYRMPTLMHDHTYRMGICWQNTAYNQPPHLGYYLPDALLPQLFEKEFTVNTNEEFEIAIKTRYTKSIVLKESLLPDGSKKSYLLPDGLTRTFDTSTKVLTLQGTLNQTGDYQLTLGLNQLGSGSVADTIIIHSVNSTGIEMVNSEPFSNDQYYDLQGRQQKALKPGINIIRQGNRARKVFVK from the coding sequence ATGAAGAAATCAAAACTTTATGTATTGGCACTATTAGCATTAACAACAGGAACATCTAATGCACAAAACACGCCCACAAGTCAGATGGAGAAACTTGACCGTGGACTTATTGTAGTGCCATCGACTAGCACAAAACATTTCATCTCATGGCGTATGATGGGGACTGACGACGAGGACAACACTCGCTTCGACATCATACGCAACGGCACTACCATTGCCACAAACGTCTATGCCACAAACTATGAGGCCACAGGCGGTAATGCCAATTCGGAATACCAGATTGTAACAAAAGTAAATGGTGAGCCCATTGACACCACTAACGTAGTAAAACCTTGGAGCAAGAAATATCTGGCCCTGACACTTGACCGTCCTGCCACAGGTGCACAAGGCGGCACCTACTCACCCAACGACTGTTCGGTAGGTGACGTTGATGGTGACGGGCAATATGAAATCTTCGTCAAATGGGATCCTTCAACCTCGAAAGACAACTCACAGGGCGACAAGACGGATAATGTCTATATTGACTGCTACAAACTGGACGGCACGAAGTTATGGCGTATAGACCTGGGCGTAAACATCCGTGCCGGCGCCCACTACACCCAGTTTCAGGTCTATGACTACGATGGCGATGGAAAAGCAGAGCTGATGTGCAAGACGGCACCCGGTTCGAAAGACGGAAAAGGAATTTACGTCAACCAAACTGCCACTGATACAAAGATTAAGGCTGCTTCAAACACCAAGGACTGGCGTAACAGCGGTGGCCGTATCAATGGTGGTCATGAGTACCTGACGGTATTTAACGGTTTGACTGGCGAAGCCATCCACACCATAGCCTACTACCCCACCCGTAATGCGAAGGCAGAACTGAGTGAGGCGGCAGGCACCTTCAACTGGGATGACCGTTCTGGTAAGAGCGATAAGGGCGACTATGGCAACCGCGGAGAACGCTATCTGGCAGCAACTGCTTATCTTGACGGGCCCGACAGCAACCCTTCGGGCATTTTCTGTCGCGGCTATTACACCTACGCCTATATCTGGGCAGTTGACTTCGACGGCACACAACTGAAGACACGCTGGCTGCACATGAGCGATACAAAGACACAATACAAGGTGATGGATGCAAGTGGAACGACAAAGACCTACACAGGCAAAACCTGCTTCTCTGGCCTAGGTCGCTACACGATGTATGCCAACGGCAACCACAACATGTCTATTGCTGACGTTGATGGTGACGGAAAGGACGAAATCATCTGGGGCTCAGCAGCCTGTGATGACGACGGAAAGATGCTCTATGCAGTAGGTTTCGGTCATGGTGATGCTATCCATCTGGCCGACCTCGACCCTGACCGCCCTGGACTGGAACTGTTTGATGTGCATGAGGAGAAAGGCACCTACGCATGGGATCTTCACGACGCTGCTACTGGCGAGATTATCTGGAAAGGCGGACAGAGCGGACAGGACAACGGACGTGGCTGTGCAGCTGACATTGTGGCCGATAAGAGAGGACAGGAATTTTGGTCGGCTTATGGTGGTTTCGACAGCAATGCTCGCATCCAGACCCCATTTAATGCAAAGACAGGAAGCGAGGTCGGGACAAGTAAGCCCTCTATGAACTTCCGCATCTACTGGGATGGCGATCTGCAGGACGAATTACTAGATGGTACTACTGTTTCGAAATACGGAGGCACCACTCTGGGAGTTGGCACCACACCTTTTTCTAGCCTCGGAAACCCTTCTTCATGTAACGGCACCAAAGCAACACCTTGTCTGTCGGCAGACATCTTTGGCGATTGGCGCGAAGAAGTTATTCTATGGAGTACAGACGACAATGCCACATTGAATATTTACAGTACCATTACCACCAGCAACTATCGTATGCCTACACTGATGCACGATCATACTTACCGCATGGGTATTTGCTGGCAGAACACGGCTTACAACCAGCCGCCTCATCTGGGCTACTACCTGCCTGATGCCTTACTGCCTCAACTATTTGAAAAGGAGTTTACAGTTAATACTAACGAAGAGTTTGAAATTGCCATCAAGACCCGCTATACAAAATCTATCGTTTTGAAAGAATCCCTCCTACCTGATGGCAGCAAGAAGTCATATCTATTACCTGATGGACTTACGCGAACCTTCGACACAAGCACAAAGGTTTTAACCCTACAAGGCACCCTGAACCAAACAGGCGACTATCAGCTTACGCTGGGGTTGAACCAACTGGGAAGTGGTAGCGTAGCTGATACCATCATCATCCATTCTGTTAATAGTACAGGCATTGAGATGGTGAACAGTGAGCCATTCTCTAACGACCAGTATTATGATCTGCAGGGAAGACAGCAAAAAGCCCTAAAGCCAGGCATCAACATTATCCGCCAGGGCAATAGGGCTAGAAAGGTTTTCGTAAAATAA